ATTAGAAAGTTTAACGGTTGGAAGTATCATTGTTTCTGGAATTACTACCAATGCGCCCTATGGTTTTTTAAGGAAAATCACCAACATTCAAAAAAGCGGCACTATTTATACATTTACAACCGTTGAAGTATCCCTGCAGGAAGCCTTTTAAAGAATTGCATATTGATTATACAAAAACTTTTACACCGGCAGATTCGGCATGTAGAATAAACGGTGTTGAGTTTTCGCTCGAATTTCCAAACATAATATTATACGACGGCGATGGAAATAATAGTACTATTAATGATCAAATAAAATTAAGTGAAAATGTAGTAATGACTCCAACATTTCATCTGATTATTGATATTGGAGCATTGGGGACCAATTATTATAAAGTGGAAGGTTCTTTTGAAACGGCATTACAGCAATCGATAAGTGCCGGTGGCAGTGTGGGTAGCATTTCGAAGAAAGTAAAGATTTATGAACAACCATTAGCTCCGATAACGTTATTCGGGTTCTTGGTAATTAATCCGAATCTGAATTTAAATATCGGAGCAAATGCATCCATTAATGTTTCTGTTTCTGCAACCCAAAATATAAACAGCAATGTTAGTGCTTCCTTAGAATATAAAAACAGTACCTGGAATAAAGATTATACTCAAACCATGCAAGCTACCTATAATTTTTCAGGGATTAATGGTAATGCAGATATGAAAATATTTTTAGAACCGGCTATAGAATTTAAATTATTTGATTCAGACAATTTAGAAGCGAGTGTTTCCGCACAAGGCTATGTAAAAGCATCCGGTACTTTATTGCCAGTTCCGGATTGCGAATTGAAAGCAGGTGTGAGTGCGGGAGCAGAAGCTAAATTTTTAGGTATTGCCTCTGTATCCTATCCTGAGATTTTTGACTATTCCAAATCATTGTTTACTTGCTCCACCAATCAAGCACCGACAGCAGATTTTAGTGCAAGCCAGACAGCAATTACAACAGGCAATTCTGTCAATTTTACGGATTTATCTACAGGTAATCCAACAAGTTGGTCGTGGAGTTTTCAGGGAGGCACACCTGCAACATCTACCTTGCAAAACCCTACCAATATTCAATACAATACAGCTGGCACTTATACTGTTTCACTTGTAGCAACAAATGCAAACGGTAATGATACAAAAACAAAGACTGGGTATATTGTAGTAAGTGATGTTAACCCACAACTTCCTACTTTAACAACTACTGCTATTACGAACCCGGCAAATACCACAGCCACTTCCGGTGGAATTATTACGAGCCAGGGTACCAGTTCCGTAACAGCAAGAGGCGTGTGTTGGAGTACTGCACAAAACCCAACTATTGCAAACAGCAAAACAACAGATGGCACAGGCACAGGAAGTTTTACAAGCAACCTTACAGGTTTAACAACCAACACTACCTATTATGTACGTGCGTATGCCACCAATACGACTGGCACTTCTTACGGTAACGAGCAAAGTTTTACCACTACAGGTAGCTTAGCAAATTGTGGCACTGTTACAGATATAGATGGAATGTATATAATACAGTTACTATTGGTACACAATGCTGGATGGTAGAGAATTTGAAAACCACTCGATATAATGATGGCAGTGCCATACCTACTGGTTTGAGCGGTTTAACATGGGAATATACCACTTCTGGTGCTTATGCCATTTATAATAATGACCCTGCCAACAAGGCCACTTATGGCATGCTATACAACTGGCATGCAGTAAATACTGGTAAACTAGCACCTGCTGGCTGGCATGTACCTACAGATGCAGAATGGACAATCTTAACCACTTATTTGGGCGGTGATAGTATAGCTGGTAGAGTTATGAAAAGTATAAATTTATGGTTGAACCCAAACATAGGTTCAACCAACAGCAGCGGTTTTACAGGTCTTCCTGCAGGTTGGCGGGACGGCTTTGGTTCATTCGGCGCTATTTGGAACTATGGGTACTTTGGACGTCTACGGAGAATTATACAACTTATGCATGGTCTCGCAGTCTGTCTCGCTATAATTCAAATGCGACTAGGAACTCTAACTATAAGGGGAGTGGCTATTCTGTCCGTTGTGTAAAAGATTAAAAATATAAAACTGTACTATGAAAAAAATATTCTTACTTGCTTTTGTTTTAGTTAGCATTTTAAAATTAAATGCACAATCTATGTGCGGTACTGACGAATACGATGCATACTTAAAAAGAACCAACCCCACATACGCAGCTGAACGGCAAAAAATGGAACAGGAAATTTATTCTATTCTAAAAAATAAACATAATAATCCGAATGCTCGTATTACGCAAAATGATTGTCAACCTAGTGGTGTTTTTACTATTCCAGTGGTTTTTCATGTTATACATTTAGGAGAGCCAATTGGTACGGGTACTAATATTTCTAATGCTACTATTACATCTTCATTGGCAAACTTAAATCAAAGATTTAGAAGGATTATTGGTGATGGTGTGGATTTGGAAATACAGTTTGCTTTAGCAGTTCGTGATCCAAGTGGAAATGCAACAACAGGCATTAATCGAGTAAACGGAAGTAGTGTGCCAAAATATTCCTCACAGGGAGTACATCTATTTGATACATTGAGTGCAGATGGAATAAGAGTAAAGGATTTATCATTGGCCAAGAGATCAATATCTGAATATTTGGGTTGGGAAAATAGATGTTTGTGGATATGCTAATTTTCCTACTGATGAAGAGCACGAAGGTGTCTTTGTAGAATATAATTGTATATGGGGTGGTTTATTAGCACATGAGATTGGACACTACTTTTCATTATATCACACATTTGATGGGTTACAGGATGCTAATGGTTGTCCTTATAATAATAACTGTTTAGCAGATGGAGATAAAGTTTGTGATACACCACCACATAATATTGATTCCTGTACCACCATGACGTGTTCAGTAAGTGGTGATTTTCAAAATGTAAGAAAGAACTATATGAGTTATTGTGGAGCATCATTATGGAGCAGATTTACTGTAGGTCAAAAAGAAAGAGTACGTGCTGCTTTATATGGAGATTATAGATGGAGTTTAGTTAGCTCTCCTGCACTTCTACCAATTAATACGGCCTTAGAAGTTGGAATAGATAGTGTATTAAATAATTTAAGTGAACCTATATGTAAT
This genomic interval from Sphingobacteriales bacterium contains the following:
- a CDS encoding PKD domain-containing protein, with the translated sequence MTPTFHLIIDIGALGTNYYKVEGSFETALQQSISAGGSVGSISKKVKIYEQPLAPITLFGFLVINPNLNLNIGANASINVSVSATQNINSNVSASLEYKNSTWNKDYTQTMQATYNFSGINGNADMKIFLEPAIEFKLFDSDNLEASVSAQGYVKASGTLLPVPDCELKAGVSAGAEAKFLGIASVSYPEIFDYSKSLFTCSTNQAPTADFSASQTAITTGNSVNFTDLSTGNPTSWSWSFQGGTPATSTLQNPTNIQYNTAGTYTVSLVATNANGNDTKTKTGYIVVSDVNPQLPTLTTTAITNPANTTATSGGIITSQGTSSVTARGVCWSTAQNPTIANSKTTDGTGTGSFTSNLTGLTTNTTYYVRAYATNTTGTSYGNEQSFTTTGSLANCGTVTDIDGMYIIQLLLVHNAGW
- a CDS encoding fibrobacter succinogenes major paralogous domain-containing protein, with protein sequence MVENLKTTRYNDGSAIPTGLSGLTWEYTTSGAYAIYNNDPANKATYGMLYNWHAVNTGKLAPAGWHVPTDAEWTILTTYLGGDSIAGRVMKSINLWLNPNIGSTNSSGFTGLPAGWRDGFGSFGAIWNYGYFGRLRRIIQLMHGLAVCLAIIQMRLGTLTIRGVAILSVV